The following coding sequences are from one Saprospiraceae bacterium window:
- the rpsO gene encoding 30S ribosomal protein S15, translated as MSSYLSKEKVSDIFKQYGGSASNTGSTKGQIALFTFRIQALSEHLRSNKKDHSCRRSLLHLVGKRKQLLQYLHHKDLDRYKKVLDQLGLRK; from the coding sequence ATGAGTTCTTATTTAAGTAAAGAAAAAGTATCAGACATTTTCAAACAGTACGGAGGCAGTGCGAGCAATACTGGATCTACTAAAGGTCAAATCGCATTGTTCACATTTAGAATCCAGGCTCTTTCTGAGCATCTCCGTTCCAACAAAAAAGATCATTCATGCAGACGCTCTCTGCTTCATCTGGTTGGAAAGAGAAAACAACTATTACAATATCTTCACCACAAGGACCTCGATCGTTACAAGAAAGTATTGGATCAGTTAGGATTAAGAAAGTAA
- a CDS encoding glutamine synthetase III, with translation MTNNRNTALQLFLSRQKNVKERVNLKISGYYAENVFNDQKLRAYLSNEAYKSYNQHLSQGQKISRELADQIAAGLKSWAMEQGTTHYTHWFQPLTGSTAEKHDSFFTLSSNGSPLEKFDGDALVQAEPDASSFPSGGLRATFEARGYTAWDPMSPAFIMDIAGSKTLCIPTVFISYTGEALDHKAPLLRSIEALDKAATGVARYFDRFVNKVTATLGWEQEYFLIDKAMYYARPDLMASGRTIFGRGPAKGQQLEDHYFGAIPERVYNFMVDLEMECHKLGIPLRTRHNEVAPSQYECAPMFEVANIAVDHNSLLMDLMDRVARRHHLMVLLHEKPFAGINGSGKHNNWSMSTDTGTNLLGPGKTPRNNLQFLTFFINTIKAVHDHADLLRASIASESNDYRLGANEAPPAIISVFIGGYLTRVLEAIETRAEDDLKEDEENNLKLDIHKMIPDVMMDNTDRNRTSPFAFTGNKFEFRAVGSSANCADPMMILNTIVAHQLSDFKAKVDKNVEAGDKKDSAILKELRSCIKSCKAILFEGDNYSDSWAKEAAKRGLPNIKTTPEALDALVSKKAIHLFSKFNILSEKEQEARHEIYLEKYIKKVEIEGSLIVELGLNQIIPACLRYQSDLFKNVKLAQDAGLSKSTTKSVQDLINKISEHIDEIYSNIQKIETEKVNAHKKKNTKEQAVYFCENVKPLFLTIRGHVDDLELIVEDQYWPMPKYREILFAR, from the coding sequence ATGACAAACAACCGCAACACAGCTCTCCAGCTCTTCTTATCACGCCAAAAGAATGTGAAAGAAAGAGTTAATCTAAAAATTTCAGGGTATTACGCTGAAAATGTATTCAATGACCAAAAACTGCGCGCCTACCTTTCCAATGAGGCATATAAGTCTTACAACCAACACCTTTCGCAGGGTCAGAAAATTTCTCGTGAGCTGGCGGATCAAATCGCCGCGGGACTAAAATCCTGGGCGATGGAGCAAGGTACAACCCATTATACTCATTGGTTCCAACCACTGACGGGTTCTACAGCTGAAAAACACGACAGTTTCTTTACGCTCTCCAGCAATGGTTCTCCGCTTGAGAAGTTTGATGGTGATGCTTTAGTACAAGCTGAACCCGATGCCTCTTCTTTTCCCAGTGGTGGACTGAGAGCGACATTTGAAGCGCGGGGCTATACTGCTTGGGATCCTATGTCACCCGCTTTCATTATGGATATTGCAGGGTCCAAGACACTGTGCATTCCAACTGTATTTATTTCATATACCGGTGAAGCGCTGGACCATAAGGCACCCCTACTCCGATCGATAGAAGCTTTGGACAAAGCAGCAACTGGCGTAGCGCGTTACTTTGATCGATTTGTAAATAAAGTAACGGCCACACTTGGATGGGAGCAAGAATATTTCCTCATCGACAAAGCAATGTATTATGCCCGTCCTGATTTGATGGCAAGCGGACGAACCATTTTTGGCAGAGGTCCTGCAAAAGGTCAGCAATTGGAAGATCATTATTTCGGCGCCATACCGGAGAGAGTTTACAATTTTATGGTTGATCTGGAAATGGAATGTCACAAGCTGGGTATCCCTCTGCGAACTCGGCACAATGAGGTCGCACCAAGTCAGTACGAGTGTGCACCAATGTTTGAAGTAGCTAATATAGCCGTAGACCACAATTCGCTTTTGATGGATCTAATGGATCGCGTGGCTCGGAGGCATCACCTTATGGTCTTGTTGCATGAAAAACCATTTGCGGGGATCAATGGCTCCGGCAAACACAACAATTGGTCTATGAGCACTGATACTGGAACCAATCTTTTAGGGCCCGGAAAAACTCCTCGCAACAACCTTCAGTTTTTGACATTCTTCATCAATACGATCAAGGCTGTTCATGATCATGCAGACCTGCTCAGAGCCAGTATAGCATCAGAAAGCAATGATTATCGGCTTGGTGCAAATGAAGCACCTCCTGCGATCATTTCGGTATTCATAGGTGGTTATCTTACTAGAGTGCTTGAAGCAATTGAAACTCGTGCAGAAGATGATTTAAAGGAGGACGAAGAGAATAATCTTAAACTCGATATACACAAAATGATACCTGATGTCATGATGGACAATACAGATCGAAACAGAACATCACCATTTGCATTTACAGGAAACAAGTTTGAATTCCGCGCGGTGGGATCTTCTGCGAATTGCGCAGACCCAATGATGATACTGAATACTATTGTCGCTCATCAGCTGAGTGATTTTAAGGCTAAAGTGGACAAGAATGTTGAAGCAGGTGACAAAAAAGATTCTGCAATATTGAAAGAGCTTCGTTCGTGTATCAAATCTTGTAAGGCAATTCTTTTTGAAGGAGACAATTATAGCGATAGTTGGGCTAAAGAAGCCGCCAAAAGAGGTTTACCAAATATTAAAACAACTCCAGAAGCATTGGATGCATTGGTTTCTAAAAAAGCAATTCATCTTTTCAGCAAATTCAACATACTCTCTGAAAAAGAGCAGGAAGCTCGACATGAAATTTATCTTGAAAAGTACATTAAAAAGGTTGAGATTGAAGGTAGCCTAATTGTAGAACTTGGCCTCAATCAAATCATCCCGGCATGTTTAAGATATCAGTCAGACCTTTTCAAAAATGTCAAATTAGCCCAAGACGCTGGTTTGTCAAAATCGACAACTAAAAGTGTGCAAGATCTGATCAATAAAATTTCAGAACACATAGATGAGATCTATTCAAATATTCAAAAGATCGAAACCGAAAAAGTAAATGCCCACAAAAAGAAAAATACCAAAGAGCAGGCAGTTTACTTCTGTGAAAATGTCAAACCACTATTTCTCACTATTCGGGGTCATGTGGATGATCTGGAACTTATCGTTGAAGATCAATACTGGCCAATGCCAAAATATCGCGAGATATTATTTGCCAGATAG
- a CDS encoding T9SS type A sorting domain-containing protein, with protein sequence MNFKLLLTLLGFNIFFSNYSYTQCTPSPSSDCLNTVKLLCGLGELNGYTCQITADQHPDYYPCGTTALCPGSGPDDGPQNTEWWSFVTKGGNVSITINYSSCNLGQGLQMGIWADCFCGQEITCHSICTGAPGSYTILANLEACKYYYLFVDGCGGDICNYTLSITGGDAPELVPITTIIGETKFCEGNCNMYEEVERGSSSCLNFFKWTLDGLILEDFERVVRLPQDLSPGTYTLCVSKFVGDNPFGQICSETAPFCKTITIEPKKSYVGNKAYICFNKLPYYWHGIEINSDGTYTKEFADANCCKYDSVRDFYILPIPESPSVYFIGSDSTDLYKDPTTGQQYKGCNNYKIIDVINSTIPYRCDSAYHLFTIYPGFKSVMESACREDSLLYFPNIKDVTKYCANNVDVKYTFAYRWFETSDTSVTISHEENLNATLLKKGNYCLELSVDVGYGDADKKIKTFFCEYFNEDSIQLKDFKLKGDTIICDARTSIFSIDSTLYYQSIHWNVTGGLISTPDPENKTQIQIEWDSLRSEAEVCVGVRNFCDIKKQICQKVYFLTSPSKPDAGADLIICGSNATLKVNSNGVGGIWRQICGDSATIASPQLTVSNVEVNQAGKYCFEWVSGNSNCSSSDTVELTFYDTFTKDTIEQIICDTSLQGYTYQFSIIGGKTPYLIIKGNGTIENSTVYHSAYVPNQIPDTVILRDDNGCEFQFIQNHTCETTNNKVVDQLQDIKILPNPASECIYITGMQNIQVYSIELYDLSGRRAMYLNDKDITDCISIKHLRDAVYYVKINTAKGVKLNSFIKSSQ encoded by the coding sequence ATGAATTTCAAACTATTATTGACCCTATTAGGGTTTAATATTTTTTTTTCAAATTACAGTTATACCCAGTGCACACCAAGTCCTTCAAGTGATTGTCTAAACACCGTAAAATTATTGTGTGGCTTAGGTGAGTTAAATGGATATACTTGTCAGATTACTGCTGATCAACACCCGGATTATTATCCATGTGGGACAACGGCGCTTTGTCCGGGATCAGGCCCTGATGATGGTCCTCAAAATACAGAATGGTGGTCATTTGTAACAAAAGGAGGTAATGTAAGTATTACTATTAATTATTCCTCATGCAACCTTGGTCAAGGGCTGCAAATGGGTATTTGGGCGGATTGTTTCTGTGGTCAAGAAATTACTTGTCATTCAATATGTACCGGTGCTCCAGGCTCTTATACGATTTTAGCAAACTTGGAAGCTTGTAAGTATTATTATTTATTCGTTGATGGATGTGGTGGGGATATTTGCAATTATACTTTAAGCATTACAGGAGGCGATGCACCGGAATTGGTACCTATAACCACTATAATAGGCGAGACTAAATTTTGTGAAGGAAATTGTAATATGTATGAAGAAGTGGAACGAGGTTCATCCTCATGTCTTAATTTTTTCAAATGGACCTTGGATGGTTTAATTTTAGAAGATTTTGAACGAGTAGTTAGACTGCCGCAAGACTTAAGCCCTGGAACTTATACTTTGTGTGTCAGTAAATTTGTCGGTGATAATCCATTCGGGCAGATTTGTTCTGAAACAGCCCCATTCTGCAAAACAATCACTATTGAGCCCAAAAAAAGCTATGTTGGCAATAAAGCATATATCTGTTTTAATAAATTACCATATTATTGGCACGGTATAGAAATTAATTCGGACGGTACCTATACAAAAGAATTTGCAGATGCGAATTGCTGCAAATATGACTCAGTCAGAGATTTTTATATTCTTCCTATTCCGGAATCTCCAAGTGTTTACTTCATTGGCAGTGACAGTACAGATCTTTATAAAGATCCAACCACAGGACAACAGTATAAGGGTTGTAATAATTACAAAATAATAGATGTAATAAATTCTACAATCCCGTACCGTTGTGATTCAGCATACCATCTCTTTACTATATATCCCGGATTCAAAAGTGTCATGGAATCAGCATGTCGGGAGGATAGCTTACTATATTTTCCAAATATTAAGGATGTAACTAAATATTGTGCGAACAACGTAGACGTAAAGTATACTTTTGCATACCGCTGGTTCGAAACTTCAGATACTTCTGTTACTATAAGTCATGAAGAAAATTTAAATGCTACATTGTTGAAGAAAGGCAATTATTGCCTGGAATTATCGGTTGATGTAGGTTATGGAGATGCAGATAAAAAAATTAAAACATTCTTTTGTGAATATTTTAATGAAGATTCAATTCAACTAAAAGACTTTAAACTAAAGGGAGATACGATAATTTGTGATGCCAGGACTTCAATTTTTTCCATTGATTCTACACTTTATTATCAAAGCATTCATTGGAATGTTACAGGAGGATTGATCTCAACTCCCGATCCAGAAAATAAAACACAGATTCAAATAGAGTGGGATAGTCTGAGATCTGAAGCAGAAGTTTGTGTAGGTGTCAGAAATTTTTGTGATATCAAAAAACAGATTTGTCAAAAAGTATATTTTTTGACCAGTCCATCAAAACCGGACGCAGGTGCAGATCTCATCATCTGTGGAAGTAATGCGACACTAAAAGTAAATTCAAATGGTGTCGGAGGAATCTGGAGACAAATTTGCGGTGATTCTGCAACGATCGCATCACCTCAGCTAACGGTATCAAATGTCGAAGTCAATCAAGCAGGAAAGTATTGTTTCGAATGGGTTTCAGGAAATTCAAATTGCTCCAGTAGTGATACAGTGGAATTGACCTTCTACGATACATTCACCAAAGACACCATCGAACAAATCATATGCGATACTTCTCTCCAAGGATATACCTATCAATTCAGTATAATTGGAGGCAAGACACCATACTTGATAATCAAAGGAAATGGAACCATCGAGAATTCTACTGTTTACCATTCAGCTTATGTGCCCAACCAAATACCGGATACTGTGATTCTTAGGGATGACAATGGTTGCGAATTTCAGTTTATCCAAAATCATACCTGCGAAACCACAAATAACAAGGTCGTTGATCAACTTCAGGATATAAAAATATTGCCCAATCCTGCCAGCGAATGTATTTATATCACAGGAATGCAAAATATACAAGTGTATTCAATTGAATTATATGATCTCAGTGGAAGGAGAGCTATGTATTTAAATGACAAGGACATTACCGATTGTATATCCATAAAGCATCTTCGAGATGCGGTCTATTATGTGAAAATCAATACAGCCAAAGGAGTTAAGTTGAACTCATTCATTAAATCTTCTCAATAA
- a CDS encoding nucleoside permease, translating into MSIKFRLTLISFMQFFVWGAWLITIGNYWFATKNWSPVQFGAVFSTLAISSIFMPPVIGIIADRWVNAERLYGLLHICYGLSLFFLPQAMDPAAFYTIMLVAMLFYMPTISMSNAISYTILKSQSFDVVKVFPPIRVWGTVGFIVAMWITNLSGNKATAGQFYIASAGAILLGLYSFTLPACPPQNKIAKNASLSEQLGLNAFQLFVNYKMALFFIFSLFLGAALQLTNMYGDVFLDGFRTQPEYAHSLVVRYSTLIMSISQISETVFIVTIPYFLKKFGIKKVMLFAMLAWVLRFGLFAYGDPGPNLWMIILSCIVYGMAFDFFNISGSLFIETSTDANIRSSAQGLFMMMSNGIGAFLGSIISGWLISNYFMVDGVKDWHHIWLTFAAYALVIAIAFMILFKHKHKPEQINFEH; encoded by the coding sequence ATGAGTATTAAGTTCAGACTTACCCTGATCAGTTTTATGCAATTTTTTGTATGGGGTGCATGGTTGATCACAATTGGCAACTATTGGTTTGCGACCAAAAACTGGTCACCGGTACAGTTTGGAGCAGTATTTTCTACACTTGCCATTTCATCAATTTTCATGCCTCCGGTCATTGGAATCATTGCTGATAGGTGGGTCAATGCAGAACGACTTTATGGTTTACTTCATATCTGTTACGGCCTGAGTTTATTCTTTCTCCCACAGGCGATGGATCCTGCAGCATTTTACACCATCATGCTTGTTGCGATGTTGTTTTATATGCCGACGATATCAATGTCTAATGCAATATCATATACGATTCTAAAGAGTCAAAGTTTCGACGTGGTCAAAGTATTTCCACCGATTCGAGTATGGGGTACTGTTGGCTTTATTGTTGCTATGTGGATCACTAATCTCAGTGGGAATAAGGCAACGGCGGGGCAATTTTATATTGCATCCGCAGGTGCAATATTATTGGGTTTATATTCATTTACCTTGCCTGCTTGTCCACCACAAAATAAGATAGCAAAAAATGCTTCATTGTCAGAACAATTAGGTCTGAATGCATTCCAATTGTTTGTAAATTACAAGATGGCACTATTCTTTATTTTTTCATTATTTCTGGGAGCAGCACTACAGCTTACCAATATGTATGGCGATGTTTTTTTGGATGGATTTAGAACTCAACCCGAATATGCTCATTCACTTGTGGTACGCTATTCAACTTTGATTATGAGCATTTCACAAATTTCCGAGACAGTATTTATTGTGACTATTCCATATTTTTTGAAAAAATTCGGAATCAAAAAAGTTATGTTATTCGCTATGTTGGCATGGGTGTTGCGTTTTGGCTTGTTTGCTTATGGAGACCCTGGTCCAAATCTTTGGATGATTATCTTGTCTTGCATCGTGTATGGAATGGCTTTTGATTTTTTTAATATTTCAGGTTCACTCTTTATAGAAACTTCTACTGACGCCAATATTCGGTCAAGCGCTCAAGGTTTATTTATGATGATGTCTAATGGAATAGGTGCATTTTTAGGTAGTATCATCAGCGGGTGGCTTATTTCCAATTATTTCATGGTGGATGGAGTAAAAGATTGGCATCATATCTGGTTGACTTTTGCTGCATATGCTTTGGTGATCGCAATTGCATTTATGATATTATTCAAGCATAAACATAAGCCTGAACAAATTAATTTTGAGCATTGA
- a CDS encoding PKD domain-containing protein: MKIKFILLVLFLCSTGSNTAFAQLSNGSPAPDFAVTTITGGSYSLYGAMGANKAACLDFMATWCGPCWSFHQSGVLESVYANLSSETTVVMLEADYNTNTSCLYGPSGCVGGTQGNWVSGTLYPICDLQSGDGVRESYQINYFPTLYVISPDKRVWEIISRSYSNYENWITKSFKLNVVSANITNSICGNDGKVDINVTGGYGSLDYSWSNGATSQDLTNVGAGTYEVTITDNNGYFKEFGPYTVSGTQKGMEILSTNVQHNLCHGDAVGSIQIDLDYGTPPYRFLWSNGSIDQNIENLPAGNYSLTITDALNCKLYKSAQITQPAKLLADFDVVDETCNDENGGIVFQTTGGVQPYRYNIGFGDQSYPEFGGLAAGNYSVTIQDRNDCELVVQFEINGTNKPEALTQISSHINCVNDTVSVLGEGSTQGLHLKYEWSTQNGKIVSNPSQVNIEVDKKGWYVLKVTDLNTYCYDKDSIFVNDLRKFPEMEGVRDSLLNCLTESLNLAPKFSAPHLKYFWTKMSVPQFKDTSRILNVNFGGNYVFNLLDTINQCLTLDTVAIGENKIKPQISVVEPLVLNCTINQVNVDASGSSTGSNYSFKWTSSDGNILDGNSLNALVDSKGNYNLKITDKTNYCNRDSTIIVLEDRTKPTVNVGEVNSILFCQSNSVILDGTKSSSGVRYTPLWTTVDGHIVSGQNTLSPLVDKKGTYTLTVNDLINTCTSTADLLVDEQSSLTSIFEGSATLLSVKFADKTTGLIQSRLWNFGDGLTSTELNPEHIYTKDGNYKVCLNVTNECGSSESCQEFRLSASAVLTISNWQVQNVSCNGGTNGSIRVIAGGGTPPYIFDWDNGASSSELNNLPAGNYNLVLKDNAGNTYSQSFTVSEPDAIALSSANITHSTGAADGSIDITAQGGTKPYTFLWNNNSTNEDLIQVLPGFYSLKVIDALLCERSFGPFEVKNLTGTNDSHLATHVNIAPNPAGGMSRISWYFGERASAKTSIEIRDAQGTVLQNWIVYNKPFSEINATDFVPGVYYIRIKNAEKEISKAWVVQ, encoded by the coding sequence ATGAAAATCAAGTTTATACTTTTGGTTTTATTCCTATGTTCAACTGGCTCAAATACAGCTTTTGCACAGTTGTCAAACGGTTCTCCGGCTCCTGATTTTGCAGTCACCACCATAACAGGGGGATCGTACAGTTTGTATGGGGCAATGGGCGCCAACAAAGCAGCTTGCTTAGATTTTATGGCTACTTGGTGTGGCCCTTGTTGGAGCTTTCATCAGAGTGGTGTCTTGGAGAGTGTTTATGCCAACTTATCTTCTGAGACAACTGTAGTCATGTTGGAAGCAGATTACAATACTAATACTTCTTGCCTCTATGGCCCTTCTGGCTGTGTAGGTGGCACTCAGGGCAACTGGGTTTCAGGTACTCTATATCCAATCTGCGATCTGCAAAGCGGCGATGGTGTAAGAGAATCATACCAAATCAATTATTTTCCTACTTTATATGTGATTTCTCCTGATAAAAGAGTCTGGGAGATCATTTCTAGGAGTTACTCCAATTATGAAAATTGGATCACAAAAAGTTTTAAACTCAATGTGGTTTCAGCTAATATCACGAATTCTATCTGTGGTAATGATGGTAAAGTAGACATCAATGTGACTGGAGGCTATGGTAGTCTGGATTATTCATGGAGCAATGGTGCTACATCTCAAGATTTAACAAATGTAGGGGCAGGTACATACGAAGTGACCATCACTGACAACAACGGATATTTCAAAGAATTTGGCCCCTACACCGTAAGTGGCACTCAGAAGGGGATGGAAATACTTAGCACAAATGTTCAGCACAATCTATGTCATGGTGATGCCGTTGGCTCTATCCAGATAGATTTGGATTATGGGACACCTCCATATAGATTTTTGTGGTCAAATGGATCAATAGATCAAAATATTGAAAATTTACCTGCAGGGAATTATTCTCTTACTATCACTGATGCATTGAATTGCAAATTATACAAATCAGCGCAGATTACACAACCCGCAAAATTGTTGGCAGATTTTGATGTCGTAGATGAAACTTGTAATGACGAAAACGGAGGAATTGTATTTCAAACCACCGGAGGAGTCCAACCTTATCGTTATAATATTGGATTTGGTGACCAATCATACCCAGAATTCGGCGGCCTCGCAGCTGGTAATTATTCAGTTACCATTCAGGACAGAAATGATTGTGAATTGGTTGTCCAATTTGAAATCAATGGAACCAATAAACCCGAAGCCCTAACACAAATTTCTTCTCATATCAATTGTGTAAATGATACTGTATCTGTATTAGGAGAAGGAAGTACTCAAGGCTTGCATTTGAAGTATGAGTGGAGTACTCAAAATGGAAAAATTGTTTCGAATCCTTCACAAGTGAATATTGAAGTTGATAAAAAAGGATGGTATGTACTGAAAGTAACGGACCTGAATACTTATTGCTATGACAAAGATTCAATTTTTGTCAATGATTTGAGAAAGTTTCCCGAAATGGAAGGAGTCAGAGATAGTTTACTCAATTGTCTTACAGAATCTCTGAATCTTGCTCCAAAATTTTCTGCTCCCCATTTGAAATATTTTTGGACAAAGATGTCAGTTCCACAATTCAAGGACACTTCTCGCATCCTCAATGTAAATTTTGGAGGGAATTATGTATTCAATTTATTGGATACCATCAATCAATGTCTGACATTGGATACAGTAGCCATTGGTGAAAACAAGATTAAGCCTCAGATTTCAGTTGTGGAACCATTGGTATTGAATTGTACAATAAATCAAGTAAATGTTGATGCTTCCGGATCTTCGACCGGTTCGAACTACAGTTTTAAATGGACAAGTTCTGACGGAAATATCCTGGATGGCAATAGCTTGAATGCATTGGTGGATTCTAAAGGAAATTATAATCTAAAAATTACAGACAAAACAAACTATTGCAATCGTGACAGCACAATCATTGTATTGGAAGATAGAACAAAGCCTACTGTTAATGTTGGCGAGGTAAATTCAATATTATTTTGCCAATCCAATAGTGTAATTCTAGATGGAACAAAATCTTCTTCTGGAGTCAGGTACACACCTCTATGGACTACAGTTGATGGTCACATAGTCAGTGGACAAAATACCCTGTCACCTCTCGTGGACAAAAAAGGTACCTACACATTGACTGTGAATGATCTCATAAACACGTGTACATCAACAGCTGATCTACTTGTTGATGAACAGAGTAGCTTGACTTCTATTTTTGAAGGCTCTGCAACACTACTTTCTGTGAAGTTCGCCGATAAAACAACAGGGTTAATCCAATCCAGATTGTGGAATTTTGGTGATGGATTGACGAGTACAGAATTGAATCCTGAGCATATTTACACTAAAGATGGAAATTACAAGGTTTGTCTTAATGTAACAAATGAATGTGGAAGCTCAGAGTCATGCCAGGAATTTCGCTTATCTGCCTCTGCAGTGCTGACTATTTCTAACTGGCAAGTTCAAAATGTATCTTGTAATGGAGGAACTAATGGCTCTATTCGTGTTATTGCCGGTGGAGGTACACCTCCATATATTTTTGATTGGGACAATGGAGCAAGTTCATCAGAATTAAATAATTTGCCGGCAGGTAATTACAATTTGGTATTGAAAGACAATGCGGGAAATACTTATTCCCAGAGTTTCACGGTCAGTGAGCCGGATGCCATAGCCCTGAGTTCGGCTAATATTACTCATTCTACAGGGGCAGCTGATGGTTCGATTGATATTACTGCTCAGGGTGGTACGAAGCCTTATACATTCCTGTGGAACAACAATTCTACAAATGAAGACCTCATTCAGGTTCTACCTGGATTTTACTCATTAAAGGTTATTGATGCTTTACTTTGTGAGAGAAGTTTCGGACCTTTTGAAGTTAAGAATCTAACAGGAACAAATGATTCTCATCTAGCTACACATGTCAATATAGCACCCAATCCTGCAGGAGGAATGAGTAGAATAAGTTGGTATTTCGGTGAAAGAGCTAGTGCTAAAACTTCTATAGAGATACGAGATGCGCAGGGTACAGTTCTGCAAAATTGGATAGTCTATAACAAACCGTTTTCAGAAATCAACGCAACTGATTTTGTTCCTGGTGTTTATTATATTCGAATCAAAAATGCTGAAAAAGAAATAAGCAAAGCCTGGGTTGTTCAATAA
- the ffh gene encoding signal recognition particle protein → MFESLNEKLEVAFKNLKGEGSITELNVAESIKEIRRALVAADVNYKIAKEFTDKVKDQALGTKNVLKAVKPGELMVKIVMDELVELMGGQAAGLNLSGNPAVILISGLQGSGKTTFSGKLALYLKTKKNKKPLLTACDVYRPAAIDQLSVLGEQIDVPVYKNLGSQDPVTIAKEAIDQARANGNDVVIIDTAGRTSVDEEMMAEIERIKNSILPSETLFVVDSMTGQDAVNTAQAFHDRIQFDGVVLTKLDGDTRGGAALSVKYTIGKPIKFISTGEKLDTLDIFYPDRMAQRILGMGDIVSFVEKAQDQFDQAEAKKIEKKIKQNAFDFNDFLSQINQIKKMGDIKSLLGMIPGVGKLTKDIDINDSSFKKVESIIQSMTPDERLKPEILNMNRKMRIARGCGQTVHEINAFIKQFEEMRKMMHMMSKGQGMSNMMNQMRNFRR, encoded by the coding sequence ATGTTCGAAAGCTTAAATGAAAAGTTAGAAGTTGCATTTAAAAACCTCAAAGGGGAGGGCAGTATCACAGAGTTGAATGTGGCTGAATCGATCAAAGAGATCAGAAGAGCTCTTGTTGCCGCCGACGTCAATTACAAAATAGCAAAAGAATTTACTGACAAAGTCAAAGACCAGGCATTGGGTACTAAGAACGTCTTAAAAGCTGTGAAGCCTGGCGAACTTATGGTCAAAATCGTGATGGATGAGCTTGTGGAGCTTATGGGTGGACAAGCTGCCGGTCTCAATCTCAGCGGAAATCCTGCGGTGATACTTATTTCCGGTTTGCAAGGGTCAGGAAAGACGACGTTTTCGGGCAAGCTGGCATTATACCTGAAAACTAAGAAAAACAAGAAGCCCCTTCTCACAGCATGCGATGTGTACCGTCCAGCCGCGATAGACCAATTGTCTGTGCTTGGTGAACAAATAGACGTGCCGGTTTATAAAAATCTAGGGTCGCAAGATCCGGTTACTATAGCAAAAGAAGCAATAGACCAAGCCAGAGCTAACGGAAATGACGTGGTCATCATAGATACTGCTGGTCGTACCTCCGTGGATGAGGAAATGATGGCAGAAATCGAGAGAATAAAGAATTCTATTCTGCCTTCTGAGACCTTATTTGTAGTGGATTCAATGACCGGTCAAGACGCTGTCAACACGGCTCAAGCTTTTCATGACAGGATACAGTTCGATGGCGTCGTATTGACCAAGTTAGACGGAGATACCAGGGGTGGTGCAGCGCTCTCTGTAAAATATACCATCGGAAAACCGATCAAATTTATTTCTACCGGAGAAAAGCTAGACACCTTGGATATCTTTTATCCGGACCGTATGGCGCAGCGCATATTGGGAATGGGTGATATTGTTTCATTCGTTGAGAAAGCTCAGGATCAGTTTGATCAGGCAGAAGCAAAGAAGATTGAAAAGAAAATCAAACAAAATGCATTTGATTTTAATGACTTCCTCAGTCAAATCAATCAGATTAAAAAGATGGGCGATATTAAAAGTTTGCTTGGTATGATTCCTGGAGTGGGCAAACTCACCAAAGACATTGACATTAATGATAGTTCATTTAAAAAAGTAGAGTCCATTATCCAGTCTATGACTCCTGATGAAAGGCTCAAACCCGAAATTCTAAATATGAACCGCAAAATGCGCATAGCTCGGGGTTGTGGACAAACTGTCCATGAGATCAATGCATTCATCAAGCAATTTGAAGAGATGCGCAAGATGATGCATATGATGAGTAAAGGTCAAGGCATGTCCAATATGATGAATCAGATGAGAAATTTTAGAAGATAG